Proteins encoded within one genomic window of Nordella sp. HKS 07:
- a CDS encoding FkbM family methyltransferase, whose protein sequence is MKHFDITYQGETITLADLPEYRKFYRKLESGAWEPRTFRALSDQLGPDVTYIDIGGWIGVTPFWAARRAKRVLVLEPDPRCREILKSLLPLYPNVTLIEGALTSQPHLKLNAVEGFGSSETSALPIGDGPSVEVEGFSMAKLLHIAGPGPLFVKIDVEGYEYALAEELRKLDHPQVKGVQLAVHPALYEKTLGGPRIFRRGRSLVATLRLACLFGRLARQAAVGKFPSLVTYLSQDVAFTPKPRGADLLFLNRTPPLQSSAPDHTLAAL, encoded by the coding sequence ATGAAGCATTTCGACATCACCTATCAGGGCGAAACCATCACTCTCGCCGACCTGCCGGAATACCGCAAATTCTACCGCAAGCTCGAAAGTGGCGCCTGGGAGCCACGCACCTTCCGTGCTCTGAGCGATCAGCTCGGTCCCGACGTCACCTATATCGATATCGGCGGCTGGATCGGGGTCACGCCGTTCTGGGCCGCGAGACGGGCCAAACGCGTTCTCGTCCTCGAGCCCGATCCCAGATGCCGGGAAATCCTCAAAAGCCTGCTGCCGCTCTATCCCAATGTCACGCTGATCGAAGGCGCGCTCACATCGCAGCCGCATCTCAAGCTCAACGCCGTCGAGGGGTTCGGCAGCTCGGAGACGAGCGCGCTTCCCATCGGCGACGGCCCTTCCGTGGAGGTCGAGGGCTTTTCCATGGCGAAGCTGCTTCATATTGCGGGCCCGGGGCCTCTCTTCGTCAAGATCGACGTCGAGGGTTATGAATATGCGCTCGCCGAGGAGCTGCGGAAGCTCGACCATCCGCAGGTGAAGGGCGTGCAGCTGGCAGTCCACCCGGCTCTGTATGAGAAGACCCTCGGCGGGCCGCGAATATTCCGTCGCGGCAGATCGCTAGTCGCGACGCTCAGGCTGGCCTGTCTCTTCGGGCGCCTCGCGCGGCAAGCGGCCGTGGGCAAATTCCCCAGTCTGGTTACCTATTTGTCGCAAGACGTCGCTTTCACGCCGAAGCCCCGGGGCGCCGATCTTCTTTTCCTTAACAGGACACCCCCGTTGCAATCGAGCGCGCCGGACCACACATTAGCGGCCCTATAG
- a CDS encoding M81 family metallopeptidase, producing MRIFTASFATETNTFSPVPTDRASFEMAFYAAPGRHPETPTLCSSPMLVLRRRARQDDSLEVIEGTAAWAEPGGLLNREAYEGLRDAILAELKAALPVDGVVLGLHGAMVAQGYDDCEGDILARVRALVGPKVVIAAELDPHSHLTPKRVANADILAAFLEFPHTDFYERGEHVVDLAMRAIKGEIKPKLSSFDCRLIDVYPTSREPMRSFVDRLKGLQGKDDILSVSFIHGFMAADVPEMGSRMLVVSDDAQAKGDRLAEALGREIFALRGQTMMPVMSIDAGLDRALQVTKPGQPAVVADMWDNPGGGVAGDGTLLLRRMIERRVPKAALATIWDPIAVSFAHGAGEGAEIELRIGGKSGPLGGEPVDARVIVRKVVQEGWQSFGGSRVTLGPAAVVRIAGSEIDVILNTNRTQTFEPDIFSNLGIDPLAQPLLVVKSTNHFYAGFAPIASEVIYVAAGAAYPNNPRVTNYRKLTRKLWPRVEDPFS from the coding sequence ATGCGCATCTTCACGGCGTCGTTCGCGACGGAGACCAATACATTCTCGCCGGTGCCGACGGATCGCGCCAGCTTCGAGATGGCGTTCTACGCAGCCCCCGGCAGGCATCCGGAGACGCCGACCTTGTGCTCCTCGCCGATGCTGGTGCTGCGCCGGCGGGCGCGCCAGGACGATAGCCTCGAGGTGATCGAGGGGACAGCCGCCTGGGCCGAGCCCGGCGGCCTTCTCAACCGGGAGGCTTATGAAGGACTGCGCGACGCCATCCTGGCAGAGCTCAAGGCAGCACTTCCTGTCGACGGCGTTGTGCTCGGCCTCCATGGCGCCATGGTGGCGCAAGGCTATGACGATTGCGAAGGCGACATCCTGGCGCGCGTGCGCGCGCTGGTGGGGCCCAAAGTCGTCATCGCCGCCGAGCTCGATCCGCACAGCCACCTGACACCCAAGCGCGTCGCCAATGCCGATATCCTCGCCGCCTTCCTCGAATTCCCGCATACGGATTTTTACGAGCGCGGCGAGCATGTCGTCGATCTGGCGATGCGGGCGATCAAGGGTGAGATCAAGCCGAAGCTCTCCTCTTTCGATTGCCGGCTGATCGATGTGTATCCGACGAGCCGCGAGCCGATGCGCTCATTCGTCGACCGCCTGAAGGGCCTGCAGGGCAAGGACGATATATTGTCGGTCTCCTTCATCCACGGCTTCATGGCGGCCGACGTGCCCGAAATGGGCAGCCGCATGCTGGTGGTGAGCGATGACGCGCAAGCCAAGGGCGATCGTCTCGCCGAAGCGCTGGGGCGCGAGATCTTCGCCTTGCGCGGCCAGACGATGATGCCGGTCATGAGCATCGATGCAGGCCTCGACCGGGCGTTGCAGGTGACGAAGCCCGGCCAGCCGGCGGTCGTCGCCGATATGTGGGACAATCCGGGGGGCGGTGTGGCGGGCGACGGCACGCTGCTCTTGCGCCGGATGATCGAGCGGCGCGTCCCTAAGGCGGCGCTGGCGACGATCTGGGATCCGATAGCGGTCAGTTTCGCCCATGGCGCGGGCGAGGGGGCGGAGATCGAGCTGCGCATCGGCGGCAAGTCCGGGCCTTTGGGCGGCGAGCCCGTCGATGCGCGGGTGATCGTGCGCAAGGTCGTCCAGGAGGGCTGGCAGAGCTTCGGCGGCAGCCGGGTGACGCTCGGGCCGGCCGCGGTGGTGCGGATCGCCGGAAGCGAGATCGACGTCATCCTCAACACCAACCGCACCCAGACCTTCGAGCCCGACATCTTTTCCAATCTCGGCATCGATCCCCTGGCACAGCCGCTCCTGGTGGTGAAGTCGACCAATCACTTCTATGCCGGCTTCGCGCCGATCGCTTCGGAAGTGATCTATGTCGCGGCGGGTGCCGCCTATCCGAACAATCCGCGCGTCACCAATTACCGCAAGCTCACGCGCAAGTTGTGGCCGCGGGTGGAAGACCCGTTCAGTTAG
- a CDS encoding carbohydrate ABC transporter permease has product MTSRQAAIPYLLILPSLVLAAAIIFWPVGSLIEIATNDVNRFGQLKGWNDFANFAALFANADFISALWRTGLWTLLVVGGALLVSVPVALILNEDFYGRDIARVILMLPWAVSLTMTAVVWRWALNGESGMLNSALMGLGLISENVQWLASGDLAFTMQVLIGILVTVPFTTTIFLGGLSSIPQDLYEASALEGASRLQQFRHITLPLLKPFVNIALVLNTIYVFNSFPIIWVTTQGGPANSTDILVTHLYKLGFRIGKLGEASAVSLIMLAILLVFTIIYVRLAMKEREA; this is encoded by the coding sequence ATGACCTCCCGCCAGGCTGCCATACCCTATCTGCTCATCCTGCCGAGCCTCGTGCTGGCGGCGGCGATCATCTTCTGGCCGGTCGGCAGCCTGATCGAGATCGCCACCAACGACGTGAACCGTTTCGGCCAGCTCAAGGGCTGGAACGACTTCGCCAATTTCGCGGCGCTCTTCGCCAATGCCGACTTCATCTCGGCTTTGTGGCGCACCGGCCTGTGGACGCTTCTTGTCGTTGGGGGCGCATTGCTCGTCTCGGTGCCGGTGGCGCTCATCCTCAATGAGGACTTCTACGGCCGCGACATCGCGCGCGTCATCCTGATGCTGCCCTGGGCCGTCTCGCTCACCATGACGGCGGTGGTGTGGCGCTGGGCGCTCAATGGCGAAAGCGGCATGCTCAACTCGGCGCTGATGGGCTTGGGGCTGATCAGCGAGAACGTGCAATGGCTGGCGAGCGGCGACCTCGCTTTCACCATGCAGGTCCTGATCGGCATATTGGTGACGGTGCCTTTCACCACGACGATCTTCCTCGGCGGACTGTCTTCCATCCCGCAGGACCTCTATGAGGCCTCGGCGCTGGAAGGCGCCTCGCGCCTGCAGCAGTTCCGCCATATCACCTTGCCGCTGCTCAAGCCCTTCGTGAATATCGCGCTGGTGCTCAACACGATCTATGTGTTCAACTCCTTCCCGATCATCTGGGTGACGACGCAGGGCGGGCCCGCCAACTCGACCGACATATTGGTGACCCATCTCTACAAGCTCGGCTTCCGCATCGGCAAGCTGGGCGAGGCCTCGGCGGTGTCGCTCATCATGCTGGCGATCCTGCTCGTCTTCACCATCATCTATGTGCGGCTCGCTATGAAGGAGCGCGAAGCCTGA
- a CDS encoding RidA family protein, translated as MKKQVFGTSHVPLSPAVRAGDFVYVSGQVPVDAQGNIVHGGIKEQTRQVLENVKAALALAGATMDEVVKTTVWLEDARDFGGFNQVYGTFFAKEPPARTTAESRLMIDIKVEIEAIAYSPR; from the coding sequence ATGAAGAAGCAGGTTTTCGGCACATCGCATGTCCCCCTGTCGCCCGCCGTGCGGGCCGGCGATTTCGTCTATGTGTCGGGACAGGTGCCGGTCGATGCGCAGGGCAACATCGTGCATGGCGGCATCAAGGAGCAGACGCGCCAGGTGCTGGAGAATGTCAAAGCCGCATTGGCGCTGGCCGGCGCCACGATGGATGAAGTGGTCAAGACCACCGTATGGCTCGAGGATGCGCGCGACTTCGGCGGCTTCAACCAGGTCTACGGGACCTTCTTCGCCAAGGAGCCGCCGGCGCGCACCACCGCCGAGAGCCGGCTGATGATCGACATTAAGGTCGAGATCGAAGCCATCGCCTACTCGCCCAGGTAG
- a CDS encoding adenylate/guanylate cyclase domain-containing protein, whose translation MAAEHAISETLMDEVSAWLKQASLKSTDLETVIRGCCERLAATGLPLKRINISLSILHPLYRAMGFTWRRGEGLKVEGYRHVEPGQEKDDQLTKSPYYQLIHNGLDHMRRRIDADCTPEFPIFEDFKKEGITDYLAFFLPFGEDSGQGIVGSWSTDRADGFNESEIAALLRIQGRLAVAARVAVLSQLAGNMLTTYLGNGAGQRVLSGQIQRGDGETIRAALIMADMRGSTAIAEQAGRQVFIDTLNQFFDAIAVPFSEGGAEILSFLGDGFLAVIPCARHRGPSEIACRQALAAAHNAVARMGQLNERRKSENLPEIGYGVGLHVGNVMFGNVGLKERLTFSAFGQAVNEVQRLEGLSKKYKTPIIASDEFALYSGGEWNMLGTEILRGTDYDMKVHAPLAGKGAVSDYVPASMARELTDAERLILLHRDTGVFQRRKAS comes from the coding sequence ATGGCCGCAGAGCATGCCATTTCCGAGACCCTCATGGATGAAGTGTCGGCCTGGCTGAAACAGGCCTCCCTCAAGAGCACCGATCTCGAAACGGTAATTCGCGGGTGTTGCGAAAGGCTCGCCGCTACCGGCCTGCCGCTCAAGCGCATCAATATCTCGCTCTCCATTCTGCATCCGCTCTATCGCGCCATGGGTTTCACCTGGCGGCGTGGCGAGGGCCTCAAGGTCGAGGGCTATCGCCATGTCGAGCCCGGACAGGAGAAGGACGACCAGCTCACCAAGAGCCCCTATTACCAGCTGATCCATAACGGGCTCGACCATATGCGCCGGCGCATCGACGCCGATTGCACGCCGGAATTTCCGATCTTCGAGGATTTCAAGAAAGAGGGCATTACCGACTATCTCGCCTTCTTCCTGCCCTTCGGCGAGGATTCGGGCCAGGGTATCGTCGGCTCATGGTCGACCGACCGCGCCGACGGCTTCAATGAGAGCGAGATCGCCGCACTCCTGCGCATCCAGGGTCGGCTCGCGGTGGCCGCTCGTGTTGCGGTTCTGAGCCAGCTCGCCGGCAACATGCTCACCACCTATCTCGGCAACGGCGCAGGCCAGCGGGTGCTATCGGGCCAGATCCAGCGCGGCGACGGCGAGACGATCCGCGCCGCTCTCATCATGGCCGATATGAGGGGCTCGACGGCCATTGCCGAGCAGGCGGGGCGGCAGGTCTTCATCGACACCCTCAACCAGTTCTTCGACGCCATCGCGGTTCCCTTCAGCGAAGGGGGCGCGGAGATCCTGAGCTTCCTCGGCGATGGCTTCCTGGCGGTCATTCCCTGCGCACGCCATCGCGGCCCCTCGGAGATCGCCTGCCGCCAGGCGCTCGCCGCCGCCCATAATGCGGTGGCGCGCATGGGCCAGCTCAATGAGCGGCGCAAGAGCGAGAACCTGCCCGAGATCGGCTATGGCGTGGGACTGCATGTCGGCAATGTCATGTTCGGCAATGTCGGGTTGAAGGAGCGGCTCACCTTCTCGGCATTCGGGCAGGCGGTGAACGAGGTGCAAAGGCTCGAAGGCCTGTCGAAGAAATACAAGACGCCGATCATTGCCAGCGACGAATTTGCGCTTTATAGCGGCGGTGAGTGGAACATGCTGGGGACCGAAATCTTGCGCGGCACCGATTACGACATGAAGGTCCATGCGCCTCTGGCGGGCAAGGGCGCGGTCAGCGACTATGTCCCGGCAAGTATGGCGCGCGAACTCACCGATGCCGAGCGCCTTATCCTGCTGCATCGCGACACGGGCGTTTTTCAACGGCGCAAGGCGAGCTGA
- a CDS encoding acyl-CoA synthetase, producing MSTSIYDRDLPKTPANYQPLTPLSFLARAGAVYADHTAIIHGGQRFTYAEFYARSRRLASALTKAGIKRGDTVSALLANTPAMLEAHYGVPMAGAVLNTLNTRLDAAVIAFSLDHAETRLVLVDTEFSGLMKEALALMKGKRPIVVDYVDSEFVPDGKRLGAIDYESFISGGDPDFDWMMPADEWDAISLNYTSGTTGNPKGVVCHHRGAYLIAQGNVLTQQMARHPVYLWTLPMFHCNGWGYPWSMSVMGGTHVTLRAVRAKAIWQALAEHKVTHLCGAPIVMATILNAPEEEKTKLPHVVEFTTAAAPPPEVVLARMAEAGFNVTHVYGLTETYGPAVVNDWDTKWDALEPEARAAKKARQGVNYIPLEALTVMNPETMTKVPADGKTLGEVMFRGNIVMKGYLKNHQASEEAFKGGWFHSGDLAVLHRDGYVQLKDRSKDIIISGGENISSIEVEEVLYKHPSVQAAAVVAKADEKWGECPCAFIELKPGAKATEEEMLDWCRKGLARFKVPKHVVFAELPKTSTGKIQKFKLREMAKEV from the coding sequence ATGAGCACATCCATCTATGACCGCGACCTGCCCAAGACCCCGGCCAACTACCAGCCGCTGACGCCGTTGTCCTTCCTCGCCCGCGCCGGCGCCGTCTATGCCGATCACACCGCCATCATCCATGGCGGCCAACGCTTCACCTATGCCGAATTCTATGCGCGCAGCCGCAGGCTCGCCTCGGCATTGACCAAGGCCGGCATCAAGCGCGGCGACACAGTCTCGGCGCTGCTCGCCAACACGCCGGCGATGCTCGAAGCCCATTACGGTGTGCCGATGGCGGGCGCCGTGCTCAACACGCTCAATACCAGGCTCGACGCCGCAGTGATCGCCTTCTCGCTCGACCACGCCGAGACGCGCCTCGTCCTGGTCGACACCGAATTCTCCGGTCTCATGAAGGAGGCGCTGGCCCTCATGAAGGGCAAGAGGCCGATCGTCGTCGATTATGTCGACAGCGAATTTGTGCCCGACGGCAAGCGTCTCGGCGCCATCGATTATGAGAGCTTCATCTCGGGCGGCGATCCCGATTTCGACTGGATGATGCCGGCGGACGAATGGGATGCGATCTCGCTCAACTACACTTCGGGCACCACTGGCAACCCGAAAGGGGTCGTGTGCCATCATCGCGGCGCCTATCTGATCGCGCAGGGCAATGTACTGACCCAGCAGATGGCGCGCCATCCCGTCTATCTGTGGACGCTGCCGATGTTCCACTGCAATGGCTGGGGCTATCCCTGGTCGATGTCGGTGATGGGCGGCACCCATGTCACTTTGCGGGCGGTGCGCGCCAAAGCGATCTGGCAGGCCTTGGCCGAGCACAAGGTCACGCATCTGTGCGGTGCGCCGATCGTGATGGCGACCATCCTCAATGCGCCGGAAGAGGAGAAGACGAAACTGCCGCATGTCGTCGAGTTCACCACCGCGGCCGCTCCGCCGCCGGAAGTGGTGCTGGCGCGCATGGCGGAAGCGGGCTTCAACGTCACGCATGTCTATGGCCTCACTGAAACCTATGGCCCGGCGGTGGTGAACGACTGGGATACGAAATGGGACGCGCTCGAGCCTGAGGCACGCGCCGCGAAGAAAGCGCGCCAGGGCGTGAACTACATCCCGCTCGAGGCGCTCACGGTGATGAATCCGGAGACGATGACGAAAGTGCCGGCCGACGGCAAGACGCTGGGCGAGGTCATGTTCCGCGGCAATATCGTGATGAAAGGCTATCTCAAAAACCACCAGGCGAGCGAAGAGGCCTTCAAGGGCGGCTGGTTCCATTCGGGCGATCTCGCGGTGCTGCATCGCGACGGCTATGTGCAGTTGAAGGACCGCTCCAAGGACATCATCATCTCGGGCGGCGAGAACATCTCCTCGATCGAGGTGGAAGAAGTGCTCTACAAGCATCCGTCCGTGCAGGCGGCCGCCGTCGTCGCCAAGGCGGACGAGAAATGGGGCGAATGCCCGTGCGCCTTCATTGAGCTCAAGCCCGGCGCAAAGGCAACGGAAGAAGAGATGCTCGACTGGTGCCGCAAGGGTCTCGCCCGCTTCAAGGTGCCGAAGCATGTTGTGTTCGCCGAATTGCCCAAGACTTCCACAGGCAAGATCCAGAAGTTCAAGCTCCGCGAAATGGCGAAGGAGGTGTGA
- a CDS encoding tetratricopeptide repeat protein — protein MRKRSPFTRTRITRGARAIAEALAKKGDARAMAMLGVLYQKGQGVTADLNKAADWYAQSAAKGNLGAEYSLGEIYLNGMLGDPDPERGRYWMEKAAKQGKPEAEHRMGLLAASETPPDWLEAAEWFNKAAEQGYADSQYNLGVLFAEGRGVEQNRIRAGEWFAKAAVKGHRDAALDYGIMVFRGDGVKKNEKVGAQWLLVSAKRGNPVAQNRVALLFATGRVFEANPIEAVKWHNLAREGGRSDAWLDEFVARLPEETRKAGEAKAQAFQPD, from the coding sequence ATGAGGAAGCGGTCTCCCTTTACGAGGACAAGGATTACAAGGGGGGCCAGGGCGATCGCCGAGGCGCTCGCCAAGAAGGGCGATGCGCGCGCCATGGCGATGCTGGGCGTCCTCTATCAGAAGGGGCAGGGGGTCACTGCCGATCTCAACAAGGCGGCCGACTGGTATGCTCAATCCGCCGCCAAGGGCAATCTCGGCGCGGAATATTCGCTGGGCGAAATCTATCTCAACGGGATGCTCGGCGATCCGGATCCGGAGCGCGGACGCTACTGGATGGAAAAGGCCGCCAAGCAAGGCAAGCCAGAGGCCGAACATCGCATGGGGCTGCTCGCCGCCAGCGAGACGCCGCCCGACTGGCTCGAAGCGGCGGAGTGGTTCAATAAGGCGGCGGAGCAGGGCTATGCCGATTCCCAGTATAATCTGGGCGTTCTCTTCGCCGAGGGCCGCGGCGTCGAGCAAAACAGGATCAGGGCCGGCGAGTGGTTCGCCAAGGCCGCGGTCAAGGGCCATCGCGATGCCGCCCTCGATTACGGCATCATGGTCTTCCGCGGCGACGGGGTGAAGAAAAACGAGAAGGTCGGCGCCCAATGGCTTCTCGTTTCGGCCAAGCGCGGCAATCCGGTGGCGCAGAATCGCGTGGCACTCCTCTTCGCCACCGGCCGTGTGTTCGAGGCCAATCCGATCGAAGCGGTGAAATGGCACAACCTCGCCAGAGAGGGCGGGCGCAGCGACGCCTGGCTCGATGAGTTCGTCGCACGGCTGCCGGAGGAAACGCGCAAGGCGGGCGAAGCCAAGGCCCAGGCCTTCCAGCCGGATTGA
- a CDS encoding carbohydrate ABC transporter permease, translated as MSKLKRSLIAWAVLSPLVVLSLFPFAVMFITAVKPQAEVLNPTWWPSEIRWRNFIDMWTATNFGRALFNSLYTSLIATLGAILVSIPAAYALSRYRFRARGAFNQFLLVSQMLSPIVLVVGLFRLIATLGLVDNVPTVGVIYMAFNIAFTVWMLQSYFATIPKDLEEAAWIEGASRSQTLVKVFLPLVTPAIAVTAIFTFINAWNEFVIALTLLRRQESYTLPIQVFSLVAGRYTVEWHHVMAATLVATIPVAILFAWLQRYLVRGLSLGAVK; from the coding sequence ATGAGCAAGCTCAAACGCTCCCTCATCGCCTGGGCGGTCCTCTCGCCGCTCGTGGTGCTGTCGCTGTTCCCCTTCGCGGTCATGTTCATCACCGCGGTCAAGCCGCAAGCCGAGGTGCTCAATCCGACCTGGTGGCCGAGCGAGATCCGCTGGCGGAATTTCATCGACATGTGGACGGCCACCAATTTCGGCCGGGCGCTGTTCAATTCGCTCTATACGTCGCTCATCGCCACGCTCGGCGCCATCCTGGTCTCCATCCCGGCGGCCTATGCGCTGTCGCGCTATCGCTTCCGCGCCCGCGGCGCCTTCAACCAGTTCCTGCTCGTCTCGCAGATGCTGTCGCCGATCGTGCTGGTGGTCGGCCTGTTCCGCCTCATCGCCACGCTCGGCCTCGTCGACAATGTGCCGACCGTCGGCGTCATCTACATGGCCTTCAACATCGCCTTCACCGTGTGGATGCTGCAGAGCTATTTCGCCACCATCCCGAAGGATCTCGAGGAGGCGGCATGGATTGAAGGCGCGTCGCGGTCGCAGACGCTGGTCAAGGTGTTCCTGCCTCTGGTGACGCCCGCCATCGCGGTCACCGCCATCTTCACCTTCATCAATGCCTGGAACGAGTTTGTCATCGCGCTGACGCTGTTGCGCCGCCAGGAGAGCTACACCCTGCCCATCCAGGTGTTCTCGCTGGTCGCCGGGCGCTACACCGTCGAATGGCATCATGTGATGGCGGCAACCCTCGTCGCCACCATACCCGTTGCCATTCTCTTCGCCTGGCTGCAACGTTACCTGGTGCGCGGCCTTTCGCTCGGCGCGGTCAAATGA
- a CDS encoding thiamine phosphate synthase, which produces MAQPRLHLVVPETTGPHALRCFAAACEAGDVASALAPGGLVGLLLPVAREHGVALLCLDEKHAQACDGIEVTNRADYDHARKLLGADKIIGALCGTSRHVAMDLAEAGAEYIAFNQARLKPHEEPIIAWWSNLFEVPCIAADPVAPEAVAALLTQQPDFIRPPESIWTSPEEARRIVTELMQAISAEAP; this is translated from the coding sequence ATGGCGCAGCCCCGTCTTCATCTCGTCGTCCCCGAGACGACCGGTCCCCATGCGCTGCGCTGCTTTGCGGCGGCCTGCGAAGCGGGCGATGTCGCCAGCGCGCTGGCACCCGGCGGCCTGGTGGGTCTCCTTTTACCGGTCGCTCGCGAGCACGGCGTGGCGCTGCTTTGCCTCGATGAAAAACACGCGCAAGCCTGCGACGGCATCGAAGTCACCAATCGCGCCGATTACGACCATGCCCGCAAGCTCCTGGGCGCCGACAAGATCATCGGCGCGCTGTGCGGCACGTCGCGCCATGTCGCCATGGACCTCGCCGAAGCGGGCGCCGAGTATATCGCCTTCAATCAGGCCCGCCTCAAACCGCATGAGGAGCCGATCATCGCCTGGTGGTCGAACCTGTTCGAGGTGCCCTGCATCGCCGCCGATCCGGTGGCGCCTGAGGCGGTTGCCGCATTATTGACGCAACAGCCCGATTTCATCCGCCCACCGGAGTCGATCTGGACGTCACCCGAAGAGGCCCGGCGCATCGTCACCGAGCTCATGCAGGCGATTTCAGCCGAGGCCCCATGA
- a CDS encoding OpgC family protein, which translates to MTTAAARSRRDHRIDFLRGLALASIFINHVPGNFYENWTHKNFGFSDAAEVFVMLAGFASAYAYFARFERGETWDASVKAVRRAFTLYISHIVTTIIGIALFCAATLYFMHPGYLDDSIVYMDIKPLMDDPVRGIVGLVTLGHQLGYFNILPMYMVLLLMLPFFMMLARRSLSLLLAVSVTLWFATGVFGLEMPNYPMPGGWFFNPFAWQLLFVVGFILGQRQREQRPMPFSALLYGLCVVYLLLAYWWVPFDWLINFSGIKLPSTIWSFDKGFVAWPRLLHMLALAYVVMMSPLGRLMHRIPASNFLTAMGRHSLPVFCIGSLLSMTGAIVRHEWGGTFGKDTVIIATGLLVMGGLAVFLDGRKAERTEPLRAPSPATT; encoded by the coding sequence ATGACGACCGCCGCCGCTCGCTCCCGCCGTGACCACCGCATCGATTTCCTGCGCGGCCTGGCGCTCGCCTCGATCTTCATCAATCACGTGCCGGGCAATTTCTACGAAAATTGGACGCATAAGAATTTCGGCTTCTCGGATGCGGCGGAAGTCTTCGTCATGCTCGCCGGCTTCGCCTCGGCCTATGCCTATTTCGCCCGCTTCGAGCGCGGCGAGACCTGGGATGCGAGCGTCAAGGCGGTGCGGCGCGCTTTCACGCTCTATATCAGCCATATCGTCACGACGATCATCGGCATCGCGCTGTTCTGCGCCGCGACACTGTATTTCATGCATCCGGGGTATCTCGACGACTCCATCGTCTACATGGACATCAAGCCGTTGATGGACGATCCGGTGCGCGGCATCGTCGGGCTCGTGACACTCGGACACCAACTCGGCTATTTCAACATCCTGCCCATGTATATGGTGCTGCTGCTGATGCTGCCTTTCTTCATGATGCTGGCGCGCCGCAGCCTGTCGCTTCTGCTCGCCGTCTCGGTGACGCTGTGGTTCGCCACCGGCGTCTTCGGGCTCGAGATGCCCAACTATCCGATGCCCGGCGGCTGGTTCTTCAACCCGTTCGCCTGGCAGCTGCTGTTCGTCGTCGGCTTCATCCTCGGCCAGCGCCAGCGCGAGCAACGGCCGATGCCGTTCTCGGCCCTGCTCTACGGCCTGTGCGTCGTCTATCTGCTGCTCGCCTATTGGTGGGTGCCCTTCGACTGGCTGATCAATTTCTCCGGCATAAAGCTGCCCTCGACCATCTGGAGCTTCGACAAGGGCTTCGTCGCCTGGCCGCGCCTCCTGCATATGCTGGCGCTCGCCTATGTTGTGATGATGTCGCCGCTCGGCCGCCTCATGCACCGAATCCCGGCGAGCAACTTCCTCACCGCGATGGGACGCCATTCGCTGCCCGTATTCTGTATCGGCTCGCTCTTGTCGATGACGGGCGCCATCGTGCGCCATGAATGGGGAGGCACCTTCGGCAAGGACACGGTGATCATCGCGACCGGCCTCCTGGTCATGGGTGGGCTCGCCGTCTTCCTCGACGGGCGCAAGGCGGAAAGGACCGAGCCCCTGCGAGCACCCAGCCCAGCCACCACATAA